GCAGTTCGTGATCTACCGTATGGGAGAGAGAGACCAGACCGCATGGAACATGTTCGGAAAATATTTTAGTGCAAAGGGCTACAACATGAGTTACTATGATGGCGCAGATAACCTCGATAAGCACATTGAGAATGTCAACAAGATCAACAGGTCAAATGGTACAGTCTTTCTGGCGATCGACCTGGTTGTGGGAGGAACAAGCAGTGTCTTTGTTGCTGCCACAAACGCCAAACGAGGGAAAGGAACTATTCCGAACATCGATGAAGTACCGGCGATCCATATCAATAATTCCATGGAATTGGCTACCATGATAGCCGCTCCATTCAATAAAAAGATAAAAAAGTTACCCCTCTTTATGCTGCTGGGTATTGATATGCCGGGTATATTCCTGAGATTGGAATCCCCAAAAGACAAGATGGGAGAGATGTTCGATCGATTGCACGAAGGTCTTCAGAAATATACAAAAAGAGGTGTTAAGAATGAGAGATAACGGACGGACAAACGACAAGATACGTGACATAAAGATTGAAAAGAGTTTCTTGCGGTACCCCGAGGGCTCGGTCCTTGTAGAGATGGGGGCTACAAAGGTGATCTGCGGGGTAAGTGTTGAAGAGAAGGTGCCCCAGTTTTTAAAAAATAGCGGTAAAGGCTGGCTTACGGCCGAATATTCAATGCTGCCGCGCTCCACACACGTACGGTCGGTAAGGGAGGCTGTGACAGGGAGGGTCGGCGGAAGGACACACGAGATCCAGAGGCTCATCGGAAGGGCATTGCGGGCTGTCGTGAACCTTGACATTATTGGTGAGAGAACGATCTGGGTCGATTGCGATGTCATTCAGGCTGATGGCGGGACAAGAACGGCGAGCATAACGGGCGGTTATGCAGCCCTTGTCGAGGCGTTGTGGAACATGAAAAAAAGGGGCATACTTGAAAAGATCCCGCTCCGTGACTCCGTTGCTGCCGTTAGTGTTGGCATCGTCAACGGGCAGGTGGTCACAGACCTTTCATATGAAGAGGATTCAAAAGCAGAAGTGGATATGAATTTTGTAATGACCGGCAGAGGGCTCCTCATTGAGGTCCAGGGGACTGCCGAAAAAACACCTTTCACAAAGGAACAGTTTGACCTCATGTATCAGTATGCGCATAAAGGGATCGGAGAGATCACGCGGATCCAGAAGATAGCATTGGGTCCACATTTCCCGGTATGAGAGAAGTCGTTATAGCAACGGAGAACACCGGCAAGTTCCACGAGATCAAAGCGCTTCTTGGCAGCGAGTTTGATACCTTTTACTCCCTGAGAGATTTCAGTGAAAAGATCGTGGTGAGTGAGGACAGCCCCCTCTATATAGAAAACGCCATGAAAAAGGCGCGGAAGGCAGGTGACCGGTTCGGATTGCATACTATCGCTGACGATTCCGGTCTCGAAGTTGAGGCCCTTGACGGGAGGCCCGGGATCTATTCCTCACGCTACGGCAAAGACGACGCAGACAGGATATCAAAACTGCTTAACGAGCTGGAAGGTGTGCCGTGGGAAAAGAGGCAGGCTGTCTTCAAGGCATACCTTGCCCTCTACATGCCCGACAAGGAGAGGTGCTATGTCTTCTACGGGGACGTCCATGGCACAATCGGTTTCGAGCGGCACGGGGATAGTGGTTTCGGATTCGATCCCGTCTTCTATATCCCGGCAATAGGGAAATACGCCGCAGAACTG
The Syntrophorhabdaceae bacterium genome window above contains:
- the rdgB gene encoding RdgB/HAM1 family non-canonical purine NTP pyrophosphatase, whose protein sequence is MREVVIATENTGKFHEIKALLGSEFDTFYSLRDFSEKIVVSEDSPLYIENAMKKARKAGDRFGLHTIADDSGLEVEALDGRPGIYSSRYGKDDADRISKLLNELEGVPWEKRQAVFKAYLALYMPDKERCYVFYGDVHGTIGFERHGDSGFGFDPVFYIPAIGKYAAELNTEEKNRLSHRGKAVLALKSFLNMDFFKNSRVLSL
- the rph gene encoding ribonuclease PH, translating into MRDNGRTNDKIRDIKIEKSFLRYPEGSVLVEMGATKVICGVSVEEKVPQFLKNSGKGWLTAEYSMLPRSTHVRSVREAVTGRVGGRTHEIQRLIGRALRAVVNLDIIGERTIWVDCDVIQADGGTRTASITGGYAALVEALWNMKKRGILEKIPLRDSVAAVSVGIVNGQVVTDLSYEEDSKAEVDMNFVMTGRGLLIEVQGTAEKTPFTKEQFDLMYQYAHKGIGEITRIQKIALGPHFPV